The sequence below is a genomic window from Cicer arietinum cultivar CDC Frontier isolate Library 1 chromosome 6, Cicar.CDCFrontier_v2.0, whole genome shotgun sequence.
ACTACAATTTGATTTAGCAAAATTTACTAATGGTAGAAACAACCTGAATGTTCTTCTTGGCAACCAAAAGAAtgcaaatgaaaaatctggaattGGCTATAGACCAAATAGGAATGCTCAAAAGAATCATAAATTTGTTGggagacaaatcaaaatttatatctcTTAATTTAAAAGACGGAGGATATGTAAagtatggtgacaacaacaaaggcaaaatacttGGTGCTGGAGACATAGGGAGTGAATCGACAACGGTAATCAAGGATGTTCTCTATGtaaaaggtttgaaacacaacCTGCTTAGCATTAGTCAGCTTTGCGATAAAGGCTACCAGGTATATTTTACATCACATACTTGTACACTTGAGCACAAGGAAGATGATAGCATAAAATTGGCATGTGAAAgggtaaataatatatacatgatTGATCTTGACTCTTTGCCTGCAAATAATGTTTGATGTTTGTTATCTAAATCTGATGAAGATTGGTTGTGGCACAAGAGAATAGCTCACATACGTGTAAACCATCTTAAcaaacttgttagcaaacaactagtgctaggtcttccaaacataaaatttactaaggacaaattatgtgactcttgtgagaaaagtaaattgGTCAAGTCTTCTTTCCCACCAATAGACTTAGTACAAACTAATAGAGTTCTACAATTGATTCACATGGATCTATTTGGTCCCTCTCAAGTAAAAAGTTTTGGAGGAAATCTTTATGGCTAtgttttagttgatgatttctctagatatacatggacttattttatgtctcacaaaagtgatgccttctcaattttcaaaaaatttgcaaatcaagttcaaaatgagaagaatcagaaaatagttttcattaagagtgatcatgatggagaatttcaaaatgaatcttttgACAATTATTGTGATCAAAAAGGAATTCATCACATTTACTCAGCCCCAAGAACTACACAAtagaatggagttgtagaaaggaagaatagagcTCTAGAAGAACTTGCTAGAACAATGCTTAATGACTCTAAGcttccaaaatacttttgggctgatgcaaTAAACACAGCTACTCATGTGATAAATAGAGTTCTAATTaggcctatccttagaaaaacaccctatgaaatatacaaaggtagaaaaccaaacattgcctattttagagtctttggatgcaagtgttttgtactgaataatggaaaagagcatctagggaaatttgactctaaggcagatgagggaatttttctaggatattcacaatctagtaaggcctataggatctacaataaaggaactaaaactatagaggaatctgttcatgtaaaatttgatgaaatgtttaccaAAAACTTGAACAGTACTCCTCTTACAGTTGGTGATTCTCTTGAAAAAATTGTAGAATCAGATCCAAAAGAACCAAATGAAACATTACCTCCAACTGACATTGATTATATAGAACCTATAAGGGAAGAtgacttacctaaggaatggaaattcaacaaaaaccatcctattgacaacatcataggatAAATTTCTAAAGGGGTTGCTACTAGAAAATCCCTTAGACACTTCTGTAATTTCACAGCTTTTGTTTCTCAAGTAGAACCTAAGAATATAAAAGAAGCTCTCTTGGACAATGATTGGATAATTgtcatgcaagaagagcttaaTCAATTTGAGCGAAACAAAGTATGGATCTTAGTTCCTAAACCAGAAAACAAACATATTATTGGAACTAGATGGGTGTTTAGGAATAAGATGGATGAGAATGGggtaataataagaaataaggCTAGACTAGTTGCTAAAGGCTACAACCAGGAGGAaggtattgattatgatgagacttatgctcctgtagctagattagaagcaattaggattttgcttgcttatgcttgtatcatggattttaaattgtatcaaatggatgtaaagagTGCTTCTTTGAATGGAGATATCCAAGAGGAGGTTTATGTTAGTCAAACTCCAGGATTTGAGGATCCTGCTTTTCCAAACCATGTTTATAAACTAACAAAAGCTCTCTAtggattgaaacaagctccaagagcttggtatgagaaactcagtAATTTCCTCATACagcaaaattttttaaaaggaaatgttgataaaacactctttataaagaaaaagggaaaagacattttacttgtccaaatttatgttgatgacataatttttggatccacaaacAGTAAGCtctgcaaagaatttgaaaatatgatgaaaggaagatttgaaatgtccatgatggaaGAATTAACCTTCTTCTTaggatttcaaatcaatcaaagcaagaatggtattttcctaagtcaaatcAAGTATTGTAATGATCTCTTAAAGAAGTTTggctttgataaatttaaatctattgatacacccatgagtcaagcttgtcatttggataaagatgaaaagGGAAAATCTGTGGATATGAccatgtttagaggcatgataggatctttattatatcttacagctagtagacctgacattatgtttagtgtatgcatgtgtgcaagatatCAAGCTAATCCTAAGGAATCTcatctaagtgcagtcaaaagaattttcaaatatctaataggaaccaaaaatctaggtttatgatatcctaagggatcaacttgcactcttgttggctattctgattctgattttgctggttgcaaattagacagaaaaagtacatctggtacttgccatctattagggaattcacttgtatcttggcatagcaagaagcaaaatagtgttgcactttcaacagctgagtgactttggtgttgatcttgGAACTGTGCCAATTATGTGTGACAACATTAGTGCCATAAATATCACAAAGAATCCTGTtatgcactcaagaacaaagcatatagagattagacatcatttcattagggatcaataccaaaatggtaatatcatgcttaaatatattaatacatctgatcaattagctgatatctttaCCAAAGCCCTACCCAAAGaaagtttcttctatattagaatgaaacttggtataatggattaaaatgaaatatgatctctgtagaaaatcgattgagacatcgATGTTCTCTCTAAATTTATTAACTTGCAATAGATAAGTCGATTTGCACGTCAACTATCCTGtgtcaaaatttcaaatcagTATTAGAAAATCGAATTCACAAGCGATTTATGCTACAAAGTTTCTCAATTGTCAAAATATAAAACACgacaatcgatttcataatcgatgtAGTGATCTGTGGTAGCAATAAATGTTGAACCAAATTCGATGTGACAAAATATACATCAATCCAATagattggtgaatcgattgaggatatggaaaatcgttttaaaaaaatcgatttcataatcgattatttcTCCCAGAAATCCAAAGATTTGAGAAATATTCCAAACTCaaacacgagcatcgatttggtaatcgattttttcaaattataaaaactgCGAGCCAAATAAGTCGATTGGAATACCTGTACTGGTCAATATCTttaaagaaatcgatttggaaatcgatgttGTTATGAGAAGTGTTCCTGAACTGatatggaaatcgatttggacatcgatttatccATTGAACGTTTActtaagaaaatcgatttgggaatcgatttgcaATATGATTGTTGCAAAAAATACTAGCCGTTGGAGGCAATTGTAACTGAAACCTTTCATTTCCCTCCAATAATggtaacaaaatcgatttgacAATCGACGTTTTGTGCGCaaatgtgaaataaaatcgATTTAGAAATCGACTCTGAACAGTACCATTTaaatccctaaatcgatttctcaacacATTTTCACTATCAAACTCTCCCCAAACTCGATTTCTCTATGCTTTGATACTTCTCAAACCTCTCAAGCTTCCCAAATCTCTCTAATGGCAAGAGTTAAATAAACAAGTGAGAAACCACAATCATCCTCTTCAAAATCCATTTCCCTGCAAACTTCCTCAACCTCTAGTGGTAGAACTCCTTCTCCTCAACCTACTTCCCCTCCTGGAAAAAGAGTTCATATACCCACTCATAAGGTGTTGGCAAAGGATAAAGGGAAGGCCATTGCCACTGACCAAGGAAAAACCAAAAAGAGGAAGGTTCCTCAAACAGAAAAGCTGATGGGTGATGCCATGAAGGGGCCAacccaaaagaagaagaaaaccacCTCTTCCCTTCAGCCAAAGAAGCCTCAACGTCCCATAGGCAAACCTATTGAGGACATTGTTCTTCCCCCTGCATTCCTAAagaggaaaatccatgaggcaagaattctggattttgcctactttgatgCAAATGGATTCACCTTCCAACACCATCTCAGATTTCATGGATTGGTAGATTTTCTCTCCTACCCTTTGGAAATATATCCAAGACTCATTAGAGCCTTCTACTCAAACTTCACCCTCATAGACATTGGATTTAAGTATGATGTTAAAGGGAAGAAAATTTCTATGACTTTTAGGGAGTTCTCCAAGCTATCAGGACTACCCTTCTATGGAGAAGCTGTTGATGGCAGAACCAATCCTGATTCTACTGATGATGCTTGGGAAACATCAGTAGATAGATACACAGCCATTCAAGACTTGATGGTTGAAGGGTTTGTGGAAAGCATATCTCTCCatattggtcaaatgaaggtccaacatagGATGCTGATGTATGTGCTATCCAGAATGTTGGTACCTAGATCAGGGAACCATGCCATAGTTCAGAAGCTTGACATTACTCTTCTTTGGGGCCTTTACAAAGAACTCAAGATGAGTTGGACGTGGATTGTGCTGGCTAATATGTTAGAAACAGCACAAGGAAAGCAAATGCTCCCTTACCCTCAGCTGATCACCGAGATTCTGAGACACTTCAAAATATCagttgtcaatgaagaatcagTAAAGACAACTCTGATTTTTGGTGAGCCAACTGTcaaccaaatgcaattgaagaagATCAATGGTATTTGGACAAGGGCTCAACCAAATGCTGAACAAGCTGAGCAAGCTGAAAACCAATCTGAGGTTTTAGCTAAGTTGCTGGAACTTATGGAGTCTCAGGTTGCACACAATGATAAGGTGGAAGCCTCCCTTGTGCAACTCCAAGCAACCCTCAACTCAGTTGTTCAGCTTGGGAAACGTCAGTAGATAGATACACAACCGTTCAAGACTTGATGGTTGAAGGGTTTGTGGAAAGAACATCTCTCCcaattggtcaaatgaaggtccaacagaggatgttgatgtatgtgCTATTTAGAATGTTGGTACCTAGATCAGGGAACCATGCCATAGTTCAGAAGCTTGACATTACTCTTCTTTGGGGCCTTTACAAAGAACTCAAGATGAGTTGGGCGTGGATTGTGCTGGCTAATATGTTAGAAACAGCACAAGGAAAGCAAATGCTCCCTTACCCTCAGCTGATCACCGAGATTCTGAGACACTTCAAAATATCagttgtcaatgaagaatcagTAAAGACAACTCTGATTTTTGGTGAGCCAACTGTcaaccaaatgcaattgaagaagATCAATGGTATTTGGACAAGGGCTCAACCAAATGCTGAACAAGCTGAGCAAGCTGAAAACCAATCTGAGGTTTTAGCTAAGTTGCTGGAACTTATGGAGTCTCAGGTTGCACACAATGCTAAGGTGGAAGCCTCCCTTGTGCAACTCTAAGCAACCCTCAACTCAGTTGTTCAAGATGTAGATGCCATCCAAGACCATTTGGGTCTCAagatgtcatttgaagacatagCTGACATTGGCACACAAGTGGCCAATCAAGAAGATCAACCTCATTCCCCCACTACTAATTTGCAACAGCATGATGTTCAACCTGAGCAACCTGCTCATAATGTTGTTGACACACAAGCAACTGAAGAAACAAcccctatcaaccttgatagttCTGAATCTCATggtgaggagacacttgctAAGGCTAATATAGCAGTCTCTATCTCTCCCATTGGTGATAATGAGGAACAGCCCTAGATTAGTTGTTTagccttttgttttctttgttgttttgtaattGCTCTTTTTCTTCCAGTATATCTCTTGCAATAGCTTTTGAATCATTATTCTCTCTTGTATtatctttttgaatttaatgacaaagggggagaatttgaatgaatttaacttgtgcttatGCTTATCTTATCATGTATactgaaaattgaaattgaaatgaattatgaattctAAAATTCAGAGGGAGCTTTAAATAAGAGttattataaagttaagttttaatttttaaatgtaaactaaaagttaaattgtatgtttgtcatttaatcaaaaagggggagattgtaagatatatgcctccttgactatgattttgatataacttccaaacatacaatgtatatgcattatctgattaatctaatagtttgagttgagatatATTTCAGGAAAGattcaaacactacacttggacaaatcttggatctcaagcaatcaagcaaagattgatcatatcatacaaggcttgaagattatgtgtaaatgtgtctattgttcatagtgtttattagttagattcttcattatgatttcacacatctaatatttgccaattaaaactgaaatcgaaaaataagtatgttaatcaatcgattttctgattcatagaaccaagttttcactaagttaatcgattagcaaatcgattacttaaatgtttttatcagacctgtgttctatgattaaaagaaatcgattagacaatcgattgatatacttttcttaagttacaagctttctactaatcaattggttaatcgattctCTGANNNNNNNNNNNNNNNNNNNNNNNNNNNNNNNNNNNNNNNNNNNNNNNNNNNNNNNNNNNNNNNNNNNNNNNNNNNNNNNNNNNNNNNNNNNNNNNNNNNNNNNNNNNNNNNNNNNNNNNNNNNNNNNNNNNNNNNNNNNNNNNNNNNNNNNNNNNNNNNNNNNNNNNNNNNNNNNNNNNNNNNNNNNNNNNNNNNNNNNNNNNNNNNNNNNNNNNNNNNNNNNNNNNNNNNNNNNNNNNNNNNNNNNNNNNNNNNNNNNNNNNNNNNNNNNNNNNNNNNNNNNNNNNNNNNNNNNNNNNNNNNNNNNNNNNNNNNNNNNNNNNNNNNNtgagttacagggacaaatcagtcgattggcaaatcgatttgattaaatgtctgagttacagggacaaatcagtcgattggcaaatcgatttgattaagtgtcttagttacagggagaaattagcccattgtcaaatcgattatgttagtgaaagtgaatcgactgagtaatcgattgtttgatctcgcattttgaacaaaacaattataatcaattattcaatcgactctgatatgaacttagtatcagtttctgatatatgcattacaaacatcgattagcaaatcgattagttcatttatttcaagaatttcaagaaaaacaagaaatgcgaaatcgattaggaaatcgattgatctggtaatacgcattaataaaatcgattgggaaatcgatttgtctgaagtttttttgaaactatataaactaaatcaatcacaatttttagaataataataataaaaaaagaactgAAAGAACTTCATTATCTTTtcgaaaaatacactttgagaaaaattattgcaactcacaaacattattggcaaatacttagtgtgagaattcattgtgattgaatcaagtgttttagtctttttgaaagaaccatctttgtaaaagaaggatattggaaatccagtattgtgaaactggtgatcatcttttagagtgtgtgtgtgatcatctaaaagagatctcaatctgatcttgctagagcttggtgattagttcttaaggatagattggttgttggaaatccagtattgtgaaactggtggtcatcttttagagtgtgtgtgatcatctaaaagagatctcaatctgatcttgctagagcttggtgattagttcttaaggatagattggttgttggaaatccagtattgtgaaactggtggtcatcttttagagtgtgtgtgatcatctaaaagagatctcaatctgatcttgctagagcttggtgattagttcttaaggatagattggttgttgttgtagattgatgttgagttagatgtataggcattaaagtgctggaaagtctgtaaacatactcaaatcatttctagaaaaggctggaatcggtaagtgatttcgggactggatgtagactatcgaattgatagtcgaaccagtataaaaatccatggtgcccacttctctatctctatactctttatcttgataatacatgtgttcttgaatctcagttttgaataaattttgaatctattattgttaaattggaattaatattaaacaagttggttttaatattaagttcatcacttaggaaggaattggataatctagttaataatattgtgtataacttcctaaggatagaggtcatTCCACCAACACAAATATGTTTTTAGATGCGGACATTCGTGAAATATCAATGGAGAAAAGTATTTTTTTGGTGTTTCTTATGTAGAAATTATTAGTAAAGAGCAAACGTTAGAGTTTTTCAAACATCAAGAAATAAGTGTTTAtgctatttatatatatatatatatatatataaaagatatatcaaataactttaGATGAATGAATTACTTTTTTGTCATCAATTAATCAATGACTTGAtgttatattttcattcaatgaaCTTGTATGAAAAATTTGTGTGTCCGCGTCATTTGATCAACAAATTCTCTTTTATATCTCCTTATCAAATATCCATGTTTGAGAATGATCCAACTCATATCAAAGATTATGTAGTTGATAGATGTACTAATGGAGAAGAAAGATCATccgaaaaaattatttattatatcatataattttgagttggattttcttccaaatttaatttatggtatattattttctcttttgtacttgatttgtttattgaattttttcttaGGAAAAGCTAGATGTTGATTGTCATTAATGCCACAAAAGAtaaaaacttttcaaaatatttttagactaaatgtatcaattttaaaaataaaatttaaataaagattaaaaataaataaaaatattttttaagaattaaaaggttgaaaattacttttaataaattataaataaaattttgaaattttatagaaattaaaaaattatttaactattaataaaCTATATGCATATGGTTATGATGCTTATATCTTATTAACGTTGAACCAATGTATGTCATTTTGGATAAATGATGGTTTAGAAAACTAGTGCTCAAGGTATAGGCACCAATAGAGGTGTTGGTAGAAAAGCTGGCAGAGGCCCAGATACTTGGGATACACAAGGATGAGTCCCTAGTATTGTAGTCTAAGGTGCATTATAACCACAAAGTTTAAAGGCTTGTGAATGAAATCTAAtcattttaaagattaaaaaaaaatattaaataaatatttaggtcttataaaattaggatttttaaaattttattgttaaaaatatttatttatttttaatctttattttgattttatagagatttttttaggaactaaaagtatcaatttattataaaaataaaataaaataaagactgaaagtgtaaaaaaaaattaatgattataCGGTTGATAAATCTTTTAAAGggactaaaaataaaactttaaaattttataagaattaaaaatttatataataaaaaaaaaatgaaagttcTATCATGGTTGTTACTTTTTCTGATAATAGATTAGTAAAGGTTGATAGTTTGAGATACACCTTTATTTGCCTAGAAGATATTTAAACCATAAATAAAAAGATGATATAGATTATAGGGTAAGGACAAAGAACAATTATAACCTCAAATGTCAAACATTGTAGTCAAAACATCGTTTAGAAGtcaagaataaaattaaatgataaaagaTATGTTGATCATTAGAATATCAAACTTTTCCAAAACATAAGTATTTCAAGATAAAAGTAGAGGTAATTAAATAAAGGCAAAATATCCTTCTAACAATTATAAGGGAAACTAGGTGAGTTTGTAAAcagaaacaataaaaatacaaaataaaattgataaagtgAGATCAATAATATAAGTGATGTAAGGATCCGTAAATTTAGTTTAGGTATGTTTTCATGAATTCATTTTATGTTTTGTGTATGTTATCTCAATTCACGTATACTTTtatctcataaaaaaaaaaacaaatcgaAAATCTCATAAAAATTTGAATCACAAAAAATAGATAGCAAAAATGGGTTTGAATTCAAATATCAAAGGAATAGAAAGACtaatgaaaatgaaagaaagatGGAGACAAATGAATAGGAAGAGGAGGAAGAAATAGAGGAAGAGAGGAACAGGAAAACAAATTAGTAAAGGCTAATggttgaaaaattgaaaagaaatcaAGGGTATTATTGTCATTTTGGGAGTGTAAATGAATAATctttattaactattatttacttttaattatatcataaatgttaagcaaataataatattgttcaAACTAGTGTAGTGAGTTTTTTtccacaaaaagaaaaaactagtATGGTGAGTAACTTTCAATATTATCATTTATCATTCAACAaaagatataaattaaaagaaaaatagattttattcttctcatatattttattttgttcctTCCGAAAAAGATGATTCATATCCACAAAATATAGAAGAAAACATAAATACAAACACCATTCTTCCTCTTCAAATATTAATAGTTCTAGAgacataaaatatttccttgCAAAGAAAATCTCCCTTTTTCCTTATCAATCCATTCACATCACAACTGCGTCATGTGTTCACACACAAACATAATtcctaatatatatatcaaacaacAGTAGGAACTTTCCCAACATCATCCCATGAATATCCAtaaatctttttctttctaGAAGGATGAGAATTGTTGCATCCAATTATACAACTCAATGAATTGTTTTATTAGACAAAACAATTCAAGAagataaagaaaggaaattcCTCAGAATTCATAATGCTATTTTGAAAACACAATCTAGTCAATGATATTTCAAGAGGCAGGGAATCCAGATCAAATAGTACCAATCATCGACGCAGAACCATATTTATACTCTTAAAGGATAACTATATGAATGCCACGAAAAGTGCGGCgagaatatattaaaattttacaaataaaactaGTATTTCTACGCGTTTTCagcaaacaaagaaaaaaaactagtaTTTGTAACATGTAAATTTATATTCCAGGACCACAAATACAATCTGACTAGATCAATGAATTAGTAACAAAGAGATGCCTTTCATATAACATCCCTAGAGGAAGAAACTTGCCTTAATCATTTACAATGATCTTGTCTCTTCTACGAACGCATCATTGGCTACACGACCCGTACCAGGCGCAACAGCATTGCAGATGAGAATCATGCAATGTTACTCCACAACAATTACAACATTTCCTTGATAAAATCAAGGTTTAGGGTATCACGGATAATAAGGTATAATCCAAGAATCAAAACAAGCATAATTCCCGATGACGTAATCCGTTGCTCTACTTCCAAAGGTAGCTTTCTCCCACCCCTAGCAGCCTCAATGAGAATCAATGCCAATGTTCCTCCATCCAAAGCAGGCAGAGGAAGAAGGTTTATAATCGCAAGGTTAATATTGAGTATGGCTGCAAATTGGTAAAGACCATCGATGTTCGACCTCGCAACTTCAGCGCCAACAGCAATAATCGCTACAGGACCTGAAACCTTACTAGCTGACTGAGAAAAGTTTAAAAATGTCTGCTTTAACCCGTCGAAAACATTCGACGATAGACCCCAGAATTCTTTTGCAGTAAAGGTCACAGCTTCCACCAAATTTTTCGGTCTAACCTTAGATAACTTCACATTTGGAGCTAACTGAACTCCAATTTTACCAGTTCCATCAAAATTCTCATCTGGGGTAACCCTAATTTCAAAGTCCTGCACCCCCCTCTTAACCTTAAGCAAAACATATTTCTTAGGACTTCTCTTAATGACATCAACAACTTCAGAAACAGCATTAGGACCAGGTTTAAGAAACTCACTTCCATTGACTTCAATGATAACATCCCCGGCAATCAATCCGTCACGAGAAGCGGCTGAAAAGGGCCGAACCTCGGGCACATTCACACCAGGAAAAACTTCTTGAACAGGCAAACCAACAGCAAGGATTTGAACAAATATAATGACTAATGCAAAAATTACATTGGCAATAACACCAGCTGAAACAACAATGATTCTATCTATTATTGGTCTATTCTTAAGCAAATTTTCATCATCAACAGGAATATCACTATCTGGATCATTATCAGGGAACCCTACAAATCCACCAAGAGGAAAAGCTCTAATTGAATATTCAACATTTTTTGCATTAAACTTAGCTAATATTGGACCAAACCCAACAGCAAATTTACTCACATGAATCCCTTGAAGAGAAGCAGCAAGGAAGTGACCACTTTCATGAACAACAATGATTGCTGTCAAAACTGCAGCAGCTTCAAGAACAGACTGAGGACCCTCAAAGTTTCCATAATCAAATCCACCAATGGCACAGGTCCTAAAATCTTCAACAATCCTATTTCCATGCAAAAAGTGCTTCTTGGTGGTGAGTTTCACGTTTGAGGAAGTGAATGAAGAAGAAAAGAGTGATTTTGAGAAATGGGTTTTGAGCTTTAATGAAGATTCTGAAATGGGTGACTTagaatttgataatttgatgATGGAATTGGAATGTAGAGGTGGAGAGGGAGAGAGGTATATGACCATGGTTTCTGAGAAATTGATGAATGAGTAATAAGGTTGAAAAAACTCGTTGGTGGTGGTTTGAGACACAACACACAAAGTGGGATTGGataattcattttgtttttcttttctacttaattttttttcttttttttttcttttggaatTGTGGAGGAGAAGTGAGGAACATGTCTTCCTCTTATTTTCCACAAGTTGTTTTGTTTGTCACGTTTTGAtaatcattttttctttttcggGCCGAAGTGGTTttctacaattaaaaataaagccCATGGGCCTATGTAGTAATTACCCAGCTAATTCTAAAGTTTTTCATACCCCCTCTCCTAATCCCCTACTCTTGCGTAAAGTGAAAACAATCACTTAAATTGGATATCATGAATCGAGTTCCAACTCGAAATCTTATAGTTGTGTGTCagtcattttttttactattttctttataaaaaaaacgaaaacttATAGTTatctttcaataattttttaattaattatttatagataTACTCAAATTGTACTTGTCAAAACGTAGATacgtttaaaataatttttttaaagcagAAATTAAAGGGCAAAAGCATTGCATAGTAGAATTGACATCCCAACTATATTGTCACCTCAAAATTATCATCTATCACTGGTAGCACTCCAATAAgtgtattaaataaaaatgaaaaaaaaaacaaataaaaactacaaataaaaaatttgggtAACTAAGTCAAAACCCAAAGAAACAGGATGAACAACATTACCTCATTAAAAACCTTACTTATAAAATTC
It includes:
- the LOC101512563 gene encoding membrane metalloprotease ARASP, chloroplastic-like — translated: MVIYLSPSPPLHSNSIIKLSNSKSPISESSLKLKTHFSKSLFSSSFTSSNVKLTTKKHFLHGNRIVEDFRTCAIGGFDYGNFEGPQSVLEAAAVLTAIIVVHESGHFLAASLQGIHVSKFAVGFGPILAKFNAKNVEYSIRAFPLGGFVGFPDNDPDSDIPVDDENLLKNRPIIDRIIVVSAGVIANVIFALVIIFVQILAVGLPVQEVFPGVNVPEVRPFSAASRDGLIAGDVIIEVNGSEFLKPGPNAVSEVVDVIKRSPKKYVLLKVKRGVQDFEIRVTPDENFDGTGKIGVQLAPNVKLSKVRPKNLVEAVTFTAKEFWGLSSNVFDGLKQTFLNFSQSASKVSGPVAIIAVGAEVARSNIDGLYQFAAILNINLAIINLLPLPALDGGTLALILIEAARGGRKLPLEVEQRITSSGIMLVLILGLYLIIRDTLNLDFIKEML